In Onthophagus taurus isolate NC chromosome 6, IU_Otau_3.0, whole genome shotgun sequence, a genomic segment contains:
- the LOC111414724 gene encoding 2-oxoglutarate dehydrogenase complex component E1 isoform X4 encodes MYSDRSTTITERQGSPPDEVVRQHRLNDTDMERMFKLPSTTFIGGKETSLPLKEILKRLELTYCRHIGVEFMFINSLEQCNWIRKKLETPGAGQLSADQKRLILARLTRAAGFENFLSKKYTSEKRFGLEGCEILIPAMKQIIDKSTELGVESIIMGMAHRGRLNCLANVCRKPLVQIFSQFAGLEAADEGSGDVKYHLGTYIERLNRVTNKNIRLAVCANPSHLECVSSIVQGKTRAEQFYRGDSEGKKVMSIHIHGDAAFCGQGVVFETMHLSDLPAYTTHGSIHIIINNQIGFTTDPRFSRSSPYCTDVARVVNAPIFHVNGDDPESVIHVCNIAAEWRATFKSDVIIDIVCYRRNGHNENDEPMFTQPLMYTKIRQMQTILEKYADNLIKEGVVTPAEVQDVKEKYEKICEEAFSAARKETHVKHKDWLDSPWSGFFEGKDPLKVGPTGVKEETLVHIGTRFSSPPPNAAEFVIHKGLERILKARLEMVNNRTCDWAIAEAMAYGTLLKEGIHVRLSGQDVERGTFSHRHHVLHHQTVDKATYNPLCHLYPDQAPYSVSNSSLSEYAVLGFELGYSMTNPNALVIWEAQFGDFANTAQCIIDQFISSGQAKWVRQSGLVVNLPHGMEGMGPEHSSCRPERFLQMCSDDPDYFPPESDDFAVRQLHDCNWIVANCTTAANMFHILRRQIHLPFRKPLIMLTPKSLLRHPNARSSFDEMVEGTEFQRVIPDTIDSSGVKKVVFCSGKVYYDYKKERDAKNLTNDIALIRIEQISPFPYDLIKRECAKYPNAKLFFAQEEHKNQGYWQYVQPRFHTALTGSRDVKVETARTLLSWFSRLFGKKEPDPVEQTEPVTEIEPRVVGYIGRPVAPSPATGNKTQYNREYQAMVNDLLSI; translated from the exons ATGTATTCAGATAGGAGTACTACTATTACTGAAAGGCAGGGTTCACCACCAGATGAAGTTGTGCGGCAACATAGACTTa ATGATACTGATATGGAAAGAATGTTTAAATTACCATCAACCACGTTTATTGGAGGAAAAGAAACGTCACTTCCCTTGAAGGAAATCCTCAAACGACTTGAACTCACTTATTGTAGACACATTGGTGTTGagtttatgtttattaacagCTTAGAACAATGTAATTGGATTAGAAAGAAATTAGAAACACCAGGTGCTGGACAATTAAGTGCTGatcaaaaaagattgattCTTGCCAGACTTACTAGAGCAGCagg aTTTGAAAACTTCTTATCGAAAAAATACACATCTGAGAAACGTTTCGGTTTGGAAGGTTGCGAAATTTTAATTCCAGCGATGAAacaaattattgataaaagtACCGAATTGGGCGTCGAAAGTATTATTATGGGCATGGCTCATCGTGGCAGATTAAATTGTTTAGCCAATGTATGTCGTAAACCGCTTGTTCAAATTTTCAGCCAATTTGCTGGATTGGAAGCAGCTGATGAAGGCTCTGGAGATGTAAAATACCATTTAGGTACATACATTGAAAg ATTAAACCgtgttacaaataaaaatatacgttTAGCTGTATGTGCTAATCCATCCCATTTAGAATGTGTCTCCTCAATTGTGCAAGGAAAAACGCGCGCTGAACAATTTTATCGAGGCGATAGCGAGGGTAAAAAAGTAATGTCGATTCATATTCATGGTGACGCGGCGTTCTGCGGACAAGGTGTCGTCTTTGAAACGATGCATTTATCTGATTTGCCCGCTTACACCACCCACGGTTCAATTCACATCATTATCAACAACCAAATTGGTTTTACAACCGATCCAAGATTCTCGAGATCATCACCATATTGTACTGACGTTGCCAGAGTTGTAAACGCCCCGATTTTCCACGTAAACGGTGATGATCCCGAATCGGTTATCCATGTTTGTAACATCGCTGCTGAATGGAGAGCCACTTTTAAGAGTGACGTCATCATTGATATCGTTTGCTACAGAAGAAACGGTCACAATGAAAATGATGAACCAATGTTTACTCAACCTTTGATGTACACGAAAATTAGGCAAATGCAAACCATTTTGGAGAAATACGCCGATAATTTGATTAAAGAAGGTGTTGTTACTCCAGCGGAAGTACAagatgttaaagaaaaatatgagaAGATTTGCGAGGAAGCGTTTAGCGCGGCTCGCAAAGAAACCCACGTTAAACATAAGGATTGGTTGGATAGCCCATGGTCTGGATTCTTTGAAGGAAAAGATCCTTTGAAAGTTGGACCAACCGgggttaaagaagaaactttgGTTCACATTGGAACCAGATTTTCGTCGCCACCACCAAACGCCGCCGAATTCGTTATTCACAAAGGTTTAGAACGTATCTTAAAAGCTCGTTTAGAAATGGTTAATAACAGAACGTGCGATTGGGCCATCGCTGAAGCTATGGCTTATGGAACTTTGTTAAAAGAAGGAATTCACGTTAGATTATCTGGACAAGATGTTGAAAGAGGAACTTTCTCTCATCGTCATCATGTTTTGCATCATCAAACGGTTGATAAAGCAACTTACAA CCCATTATGTCATCTTTACCCTGATCAAGCTCCGTATTCAGTTTCAAACAGCTCACTCTCTGAATACGCTGTCTTAGGATTCGAATTGGGTTATTCCATGACGAATCCTAATGCTTTGGTTATTTGGGAAGCTCAATTTGGTGATTTTGCCAACACTGCGCAATGTATCATTGatcaatttatttcttctggACAAGCTAAATGGGTCAGACAAAGTGGTTTAGTTGTAAACTTACCACATGGTATGGAAGGTATGGGTCCTGAACATTCAAGTTGTCGTCCAGAACGTTTCCTTCAAATGTGCTCTGACGATCCCGATTATTTCCCACCGGAAAGTGATGACTTCGCGGTGCGTCAATTGCACGATTGCAATTGGATCGTTGCAAATTGCACGACCGCCGCCAATATGTTCCATATCCTTCGTCGTCAAATTCACCTACCCTTCCGTAAACCTCTGATTATGTTGACGCCCAAGAGTCTGTTGCGCCACCCGAACGCCAGGAGCAGTTTCGACGAGATGGTAGAAGGCACCGAATTCCAAAGAGTTATTCCCGACACTATCGATTCATCTGGAGTTAAAAAAGTCGTATTCTGTAGCGGAAAAGTTTATTACGACTACAAAAAAGAACGCGATGCGAAAAATTTGACTAACGATATTGCGTTGATTAGAATTGAACag ATTTCACCTTTCCCATACGATTTGATTAAACGAGAATGCGCTAAATATCCGAACGCTAAATTGTTCTTTGCACAGGAAGAGCATAAGAATCAAGGTTATTGGCAATATGTGCAACCTCGATTCCATACAGCTCTTACCGGAAGTAGAGATGTCaa